A genomic window from Candidatus Kouleothrix ribensis includes:
- a CDS encoding CSLREA domain-containing protein — protein MDMHPPPRAPWLRPAYTLGLLALLAALAGPAPAAQAAPIDFQVTKTADTADGVCAIDCSLREAIIAANANPGADTVFLSSGTYTLSIAGAGEDQSATGDLDISESLTITTFNSSATVVTAGADWADRIIQIAPGASVTIKNLAISGGKPAGAIGGGIFNQGTLTLQDSLVSSNSAAGGGGIASAGTLNLQNSDVSGNSATAGTSGGGVLSSGALALDGATISGNSAGGLGGGISASGTATIAASTISANSAAGGGGGISGGTTLTIGESTISANTAGGGGGGILNSGTLTIGESTISGNTAGGRGGGVLNQAVLALTNSTISGNTASSGGAIANAGSATLASATLARNTATGGSGGGVQSDPGTSFGLKNTLLAENTGAVAADCAGTLTSQGYNLVGKLAGACVLAGASGDLLNRDAQLAGLRDNGGATLTHALLPGSPALDAGSPATPGSGGGACPAADQRGLARPQTGRCDIGAYELPGVSIVDFAFQPAGLVVHTGTSVRWKNIGAATHSSKANNNDIDFWVSPALAPGDTFFHTFNSPGIFSYICAIHPNQMFASITVIGQPVQSAPLLTKLSPNTAVAGSPTLQMTLSGQRFDSAAIVEWNATTLQIVSFSPDQIIVSVPAALLVAAGSASVRVVNPLAAGGASNSLSFTITSAAAPVLRALTPASVTAGSPAFTLTLLGSGFAPGATVGWGGTSLTPATIAPGQITLQVPAALVASVGSAAVTVVNPLAAGGASNALTFTITKPGDNPVPTIISIAPSLAQVGSGALTLTISGSGFVAGATVQFGGTTLVPSLTSSGQIVVTIPAELLAAVGTFDVTVSNPDPGGSLSNAVPFRVAQLARVYLALARK, from the coding sequence ATGGACATGCACCCTCCCCCGCGCGCGCCCTGGCTTCGGCCTGCGTACACGCTTGGCCTGCTGGCGCTACTGGCGGCCCTGGCCGGCCCGGCGCCGGCGGCTCAGGCCGCGCCGATTGACTTCCAGGTGACCAAGACGGCCGACACCGCCGATGGCGTGTGCGCGATCGACTGCTCGCTGCGCGAGGCGATTATCGCGGCGAACGCCAACCCCGGCGCCGACACGGTCTTTCTCTCAAGCGGCACCTACACGCTGTCGATCGCCGGCGCGGGCGAAGACCAGAGCGCCACCGGCGACCTGGATATCAGCGAGAGCCTGACGATTACGACATTCAACTCGAGCGCGACGGTGGTCACGGCCGGCGCGGATTGGGCCGACCGGATCATTCAGATCGCGCCCGGCGCCAGCGTCACGATCAAGAATCTGGCGATCTCGGGCGGCAAGCCGGCCGGCGCGATCGGCGGCGGCATCTTCAACCAGGGTACGCTGACGCTGCAAGACAGCCTGGTGAGCAGCAATAGCGCGGCGGGCGGCGGCGGCATCGCCAGCGCCGGTACGCTGAACCTACAGAACAGCGACGTGAGCGGGAACAGCGCCACGGCCGGAACTAGCGGCGGCGGGGTGCTCAGCAGCGGCGCGCTGGCGCTCGATGGCGCCACAATCAGCGGCAATAGCGCGGGCGGCCTGGGCGGCGGCATTTCGGCCAGCGGCACAGCCACGATTGCCGCCAGCACGATCAGCGCGAACAGCGCGGCGGGCGGTGGCGGCGGCATCAGCGGCGGCACCACGCTCACGATCGGCGAGTCGACCATCAGCGCCAACACGGCCGGTGGCGGCGGCGGCGGCATCCTCAACAGCGGCACGCTCACGATCGGCGAGTCGACCATCAGCGGCAACACGGCCGGCGGGCGCGGCGGCGGCGTGCTGAACCAGGCCGTGCTTGCGCTCACCAATAGCACCATCAGCGGCAATACCGCCAGTAGCGGCGGCGCGATCGCCAACGCCGGCAGCGCCACGCTCGCCAGCGCCACGCTCGCCCGCAACACCGCCACCGGCGGCAGCGGCGGCGGCGTGCAGAGCGACCCCGGCACGTCGTTTGGGCTGAAGAACACGCTGCTGGCCGAGAACACCGGCGCCGTTGCGGCCGACTGCGCCGGCACGCTTACATCGCAGGGCTACAACCTGGTGGGCAAGCTGGCCGGCGCGTGTGTGCTGGCCGGCGCCAGCGGTGACCTGCTGAACCGCGATGCGCAGCTGGCCGGGCTGCGCGACAACGGCGGTGCGACGCTTACCCACGCGCTGCTGCCCGGCTCGCCCGCGCTCGACGCAGGCAGCCCGGCCACGCCCGGCAGTGGTGGCGGCGCCTGCCCCGCCGCCGACCAGCGCGGGCTGGCGCGGCCACAGACCGGGCGCTGCGATATTGGCGCCTACGAGCTGCCCGGCGTGTCGATCGTCGACTTCGCGTTCCAGCCGGCCGGCCTGGTGGTGCATACCGGTACCAGTGTGCGCTGGAAGAATATCGGCGCGGCGACCCACTCGTCGAAGGCCAATAACAACGACATCGACTTCTGGGTCTCGCCTGCGCTGGCGCCGGGTGACACGTTCTTTCACACCTTCAACTCGCCGGGCATCTTCTCGTACATCTGCGCCATCCACCCGAACCAGATGTTCGCCTCGATCACGGTCATCGGCCAGCCGGTGCAGTCGGCGCCGCTGCTTACCAAGCTCAGCCCGAACACGGCGGTGGCCGGCAGCCCCACGCTGCAAATGACGCTGAGCGGGCAGCGCTTCGATAGTGCGGCGATCGTGGAGTGGAATGCGACGACGCTGCAGATCGTCTCGTTCAGCCCCGATCAGATCATCGTCAGCGTGCCGGCGGCGCTGTTAGTTGCGGCCGGCAGCGCCAGCGTGCGGGTGGTCAATCCGCTGGCAGCCGGCGGCGCATCGAACAGCCTGAGCTTCACAATCACATCGGCGGCGGCGCCGGTGCTGCGCGCGCTCACACCGGCCTCGGTCACGGCCGGTAGCCCGGCGTTTACGCTCACCCTGCTGGGCAGCGGCTTTGCACCCGGCGCCACAGTCGGCTGGGGCGGCACGAGCCTCACGCCGGCGACGATCGCGCCGGGCCAGATCACGCTGCAGGTGCCGGCCGCGCTGGTGGCCAGTGTCGGCAGCGCGGCGGTGACAGTTGTCAACCCGCTGGCGGCCGGCGGCGCATCGAACGCGCTGACCTTCACGATCACCAAGCCGGGCGACAACCCGGTGCCTACGATCATCAGCATCGCGCCGAGCCTGGCCCAGGTGGGCAGCGGCGCGCTCACGCTCACGATCAGCGGCTCGGGGTTTGTGGCCGGCGCCACCGTGCAGTTCGGCGGCACGACCCTGGTGCCTAGCCTGACCAGTAGCGGCCAGATTGTGGTGACCATCCCGGCCGAGCTGCTGGCGGCTGTGGGTACCTTCGACGTGACCGTGAGCAACCCCGACCCCGGCGGCAGCCTCTCGAATGCCGTGCCCTTTCGGGTGGCGCAGCTCGCGCGCGTCTACCTGGCGCTGGCGCGCAAATAG
- the lepB gene encoding signal peptidase I — MIEQVQPPRRRRSTLLDFIWTGVQALVLFLALSALIGRFEVHQISMEPTFHEGQRVLVSKLDGLWANVFVRTAHAAESRSSSPFALQRGQVVVFYRSLARDEDALIKRVVGLPGDTLEINGGQVLINGAAIDEPYIHGLSTSCGTTCGPFTLAPDTYFVMGDNRLNSLDSRSFGPITADQIVGRVVLRYWPLNQAELFP, encoded by the coding sequence GTGATAGAGCAAGTTCAGCCGCCGCGCCGCCGGCGCTCGACACTACTCGATTTCATATGGACCGGCGTGCAGGCGCTGGTGCTGTTCCTGGCGCTCTCGGCGCTGATCGGGCGCTTCGAGGTGCATCAGATCAGCATGGAGCCGACCTTTCACGAGGGCCAGCGCGTGCTGGTCAGCAAGCTCGACGGCCTCTGGGCCAACGTGTTTGTGCGCACCGCGCACGCGGCCGAGTCGCGCAGCAGCTCGCCCTTTGCGCTCCAGCGCGGCCAGGTTGTCGTGTTCTACCGCTCGCTCGCGCGCGACGAAGACGCGCTGATCAAGCGCGTGGTTGGCCTGCCCGGCGACACGCTCGAGATCAATGGTGGGCAGGTGCTGATCAACGGCGCCGCGATCGACGAACCCTACATCCATGGCCTGTCCACCAGCTGCGGCACAACCTGCGGCCCATTCACGCTCGCGCCCGACACCTACTTCGTGATGGGCGATAACCGCCTGAATAGCCTCGACTCGCGTAGCTTCGGCCCGATCACAGCCGACCAGATTGTCGGGCGGGTGGTGCTGCGCTACTGGCCGCTCAACCAGGCCGAGCTCTTTCCATAG
- a CDS encoding cupin domain-containing protein → MSDIRQFGTEMSHPIQRPGTYGVQASVIQLPAEVAQLMSRAQMAERYQGVPIILDQPVAVFGLFFDAPAELDEHSAEYPILFLVIGGSGHVRVGGPDAPAERVHAGYAVLWPADTLHKAWTTDAPMQAITVEFPAPGLGASARPPDGEPAA, encoded by the coding sequence ATGAGCGATATTCGCCAGTTCGGCACCGAGATGAGCCACCCGATCCAGCGCCCCGGCACCTACGGCGTACAGGCCTCGGTGATCCAATTGCCCGCCGAGGTGGCCCAGCTGATGAGCCGCGCGCAGATGGCCGAGCGCTACCAGGGTGTGCCGATCATCCTCGACCAGCCGGTGGCGGTGTTCGGGCTGTTTTTCGACGCGCCGGCCGAGCTCGACGAGCACTCGGCCGAGTATCCGATCCTGTTTCTGGTGATCGGCGGCAGCGGCCACGTGCGCGTGGGCGGCCCCGATGCGCCGGCCGAGCGCGTGCATGCCGGCTATGCCGTGCTCTGGCCGGCCGATACGCTGCATAAAGCCTGGACCACCGACGCGCCCATGCAGGCGATTACGGTCGAGTTCCCCGCGCCCGGCCTTGGCGCCAGCGCTCGCCCGCCCGACGGTGAGCCGGCGGCGTAG
- a CDS encoding glucosaminidase domain-containing protein, producing the protein MRSRRQFIQLALTTLIAAVEAPHTRADTTLEPRIWLPMAVAVAPPPTADAPIVGPASGSPAAAERWLRVRCSYDYTPFDVAAIVERYRELGVWAGVDWFLALAQMAHETGSLTSWWSQRPRRNPAGIGVTGRTLPGAPTRPPGPAWAWDSPAQLWREGVSFPTWNDHAIPAHLGRLLAYARTDATASAEQRQLIDYALMIRPLPAGYRGVAPMISGLDGRWAVPGVGYGARIVELAGRMRLA; encoded by the coding sequence ATGCGATCACGTCGCCAGTTCATCCAGCTCGCGCTCACCACACTGATCGCTGCCGTCGAGGCGCCGCATACCCGCGCCGATACGACCCTCGAGCCGCGCATCTGGCTACCGATGGCGGTGGCGGTAGCACCGCCGCCCACCGCCGACGCGCCGATCGTCGGCCCGGCCAGTGGCTCGCCCGCCGCTGCCGAGCGCTGGCTGCGTGTACGCTGCTCGTACGACTACACGCCATTCGATGTGGCGGCGATCGTCGAGCGCTACCGCGAGCTGGGCGTGTGGGCGGGGGTCGATTGGTTCCTGGCGCTGGCCCAGATGGCCCATGAGACCGGCAGTCTGACCTCGTGGTGGTCGCAGCGGCCGCGGCGCAACCCGGCCGGGATCGGCGTCACCGGCAGGACGCTGCCGGGCGCCCCCACCCGCCCGCCGGGGCCGGCCTGGGCCTGGGACAGCCCGGCGCAACTGTGGCGCGAGGGCGTGAGCTTCCCCACCTGGAACGACCACGCGATCCCGGCGCACCTGGGCCGGCTGCTGGCCTATGCGCGCACCGACGCCACCGCCAGCGCCGAGCAGCGCCAGCTGATCGACTATGCGCTGATGATTCGCCCGCTGCCGGCCGGCTACCGCGGCGTCGCGCCGATGATCAGCGGGCTGGATGGCCGCTGGGCCGTGCCGGGTGTTGGCTACGGCGCGCGGATCGTCGAGCTAGCGGGGCGCATGCGCCTAGCATAA
- a CDS encoding DHA2 family efflux MFS transporter permease subunit: MSYGPVAAEPQPEGRLAYKWKVLISVIFGIFMIILDTTVVNVAFQTIRREYNTSLNDSQWVISIYVLALGIATPLSGFLADRFGIKRMYVGGLALFVFGSLLCGLAPIVSSSIWLLVAARAVQGFGGGIAQPLGAALLFSTFPPKEQGTALGIFGIALVVAPALGPILGGLLVDQGLWRWIFFINIPIGIAGVFLATRFLRERRQAHTPALDPLGLATAVVGFGSVLYAASIAADQGWGARNVLVWFAIGGVALAAFALIELFVAKEPLLNLRLFGKPAFLTASLIGYVTVIGLFGAEFLMPVYLQALRGRTALETGFTLLPLALTSGVITPLAGRLYDRIGPRVLIVIGFTLLAINTWQLAQIQAATPIGTILLLLALRGAALGMTVQTTFATALASVPRQALARGSSLINGTRFVVQSIGVAILATVLASALSPTVKDLGRQFQEQAGQQASTAPFGLCETPGVPAEQNVPPGVPQFARAQALAGVQQACHENLIGFERAYRLTFYVSLVAIVIGLFMPGWPRAWAGRTAVGEAPPRPAAH; this comes from the coding sequence ATGTCCTATGGCCCTGTAGCCGCCGAGCCACAGCCTGAGGGGCGGCTGGCGTATAAATGGAAGGTGCTCATCTCGGTAATCTTCGGCATCTTCATGATCATTCTCGACACGACGGTCGTCAACGTCGCGTTCCAGACCATCCGCCGCGAGTACAATACCAGCCTGAACGACTCGCAGTGGGTGATCAGCATCTACGTGCTGGCGCTGGGCATCGCCACGCCACTTTCGGGCTTTCTGGCCGATCGATTCGGCATCAAGCGCATGTATGTCGGCGGCCTGGCGTTGTTCGTGTTTGGCTCGCTGCTATGCGGCCTGGCGCCAATCGTGTCGTCGAGCATCTGGCTCCTGGTGGCCGCCCGCGCAGTGCAGGGCTTCGGCGGCGGCATCGCGCAGCCGCTTGGCGCGGCGCTGCTGTTCAGCACCTTCCCGCCCAAAGAGCAAGGCACCGCGCTCGGCATCTTCGGTATTGCGCTGGTGGTGGCGCCCGCGCTCGGCCCGATCCTGGGCGGCCTGCTGGTCGACCAGGGCCTGTGGCGCTGGATCTTCTTCATCAACATCCCGATCGGCATCGCCGGCGTGTTTCTGGCCACGCGCTTCCTGCGCGAGCGCCGGCAGGCGCATACGCCCGCGCTCGACCCGCTTGGCCTGGCGACGGCGGTGGTTGGCTTTGGGTCGGTGCTGTATGCCGCGTCGATCGCCGCCGACCAGGGCTGGGGCGCGCGTAATGTGCTGGTGTGGTTCGCGATCGGCGGCGTGGCGCTGGCCGCATTCGCGCTGATCGAGCTGTTCGTGGCCAAAGAGCCGCTGCTAAACCTGCGGCTGTTCGGCAAGCCGGCGTTCCTCACCGCCAGCCTGATCGGCTACGTCACGGTGATCGGGCTGTTTGGCGCCGAGTTCCTGATGCCGGTGTACCTGCAGGCCCTGCGCGGCCGCACCGCGCTCGAGACGGGCTTTACGCTGCTGCCGCTGGCGCTGACCTCGGGCGTGATTACGCCGCTGGCCGGGCGGCTGTACGACCGGATCGGCCCGCGCGTGCTGATCGTCATCGGCTTCACGCTGCTGGCGATCAACACCTGGCAGCTCGCGCAGATCCAGGCCGCCACACCGATCGGCACCATCCTGCTGCTGCTGGCGCTGCGCGGCGCGGCGCTGGGCATGACTGTGCAGACCACCTTCGCCACCGCGCTGGCATCCGTGCCGCGGCAGGCACTGGCGCGCGGCTCGTCGCTGATCAATGGCACGCGCTTCGTGGTGCAGTCGATCGGCGTGGCGATTCTGGCCACCGTGCTGGCCAGCGCGCTCTCGCCAACTGTGAAAGATCTGGGCCGCCAGTTTCAAGAGCAGGCCGGCCAGCAGGCCAGCACGGCGCCGTTTGGCCTGTGCGAGACGCCGGGGGTGCCGGCCGAGCAGAACGTGCCGCCGGGCGTGCCGCAGTTTGCGCGCGCGCAGGCGCTGGCGGGCGTGCAGCAGGCCTGCCACGAAAACCTGATCGGCTTTGAGCGCGCCTACCGGCTGACCTTCTACGTGTCGCTGGTGGCGATCGTAATCGGGCTGTTCATGCCGGGCTGGCCGCGCGCCTGGGCCGGCCGCACGGCTGTGGGCGAGGCACCGCCCAGGCCGGCCGCGCATTAG
- a CDS encoding aminoglycoside phosphotransferase family protein, translating to MSQTFSFDPQLPDLPLAFDLAALARRFAARWPAADGPVSISTIKLQDTKYQPHARCVSTYALTVERPGRPAFATIGVLEITPAGAADRLYSDDPRLPWLAAATDPAAMCVHFATLLPGATIESCTITPVRYRPGVRCVFRYDLHTSAGPQTFFGKLMDSGGDQSLATIRALHTARAANPGMPRVLPPLAYWADVHVLIQDEVQGGAELNDLAFDPRQDAGLRERWLREAGARLAGLHGCAEVPGPPRTMADDLAELREYTAPMAAVDAGLAARYAEAVERIAARAADPPEPRACAGHGAFRTDQFMIEHGELVMIDLDGFCWSNPARDLGNFMAYLRWKAIRKPHDAEFIAHVGQVFLAGYSSAGRAIDPGWLRLYEADSLLKIMGRRFRSLTAKEWPLVPRLLEAANAVLEPQAQ from the coding sequence ATGAGCCAGACATTTTCGTTCGACCCGCAGCTGCCCGATCTGCCGCTGGCGTTCGACCTCGCCGCACTGGCGCGGCGCTTTGCGGCACGCTGGCCCGCCGCCGACGGCCCGGTCAGCATCAGCACGATCAAGCTGCAAGACACCAAGTACCAGCCGCACGCACGCTGCGTCAGCACCTACGCGCTGACAGTCGAGCGGCCCGGCCGGCCGGCCTTCGCCACCATCGGCGTGCTCGAGATCACGCCGGCCGGCGCGGCCGACCGGCTGTATAGCGATGACCCGCGCCTGCCCTGGCTGGCGGCCGCGACCGACCCGGCGGCGATGTGCGTACACTTCGCAACGCTGCTGCCGGGCGCTACGATCGAATCCTGCACAATCACGCCGGTGCGCTACCGGCCGGGCGTGCGCTGCGTGTTTCGCTACGATCTTCACACCTCGGCCGGGCCACAGACATTCTTCGGCAAGCTGATGGACAGTGGCGGCGACCAGTCGCTGGCGACTATTCGCGCGCTGCACACGGCCCGCGCCGCCAACCCAGGCATGCCACGCGTGCTACCGCCGCTGGCCTACTGGGCCGATGTTCATGTGCTGATCCAGGATGAAGTGCAGGGCGGCGCCGAGCTGAACGACCTGGCCTTCGACCCACGGCAAGACGCCGGCCTACGCGAGCGCTGGCTGCGCGAGGCCGGAGCGCGCCTGGCCGGCCTGCATGGCTGTGCCGAGGTGCCTGGCCCGCCCCGCACCATGGCCGACGACCTGGCCGAGCTGCGTGAGTACACCGCACCCATGGCTGCAGTCGATGCCGGGCTGGCCGCGCGCTATGCCGAGGCAGTCGAGCGCATCGCAGCACGCGCCGCCGACCCGCCCGAGCCGCGCGCATGCGCCGGCCACGGGGCATTCCGCACCGACCAGTTCATGATCGAGCATGGCGAGCTGGTGATGATCGACCTCGACGGCTTCTGCTGGAGCAACCCCGCGCGCGATCTGGGCAACTTCATGGCCTACCTGCGCTGGAAGGCCATCCGCAAGCCGCACGACGCCGAGTTCATCGCGCATGTCGGGCAGGTCTTCCTCGCCGGCTACAGCTCGGCCGGGCGCGCGATCGACCCTGGCTGGCTGCGGCTGTACGAAGCCGACTCGCTGCTCAAGATCATGGGCCGGCGCTTCCGCAGCCTCACCGCCAAAGAGTGGCCGCTGGTGCCGCGCCTGCTCGAAGCCGCCAACGCCGTGCTCGAGCCGCAAGCGCAATAG
- a CDS encoding acetyl-CoA C-acyltransferase, whose translation MLQAHDIVIVGAARTPIGKFQGAYKDMPATELGAAAIRAAVARAGLDAALVDECIMGNVVGAGLGQAPARQAALAGGLPASVGALTINKVCGSGLKAVMLASALIRSGEARVIVAGGMENMTRAPYLLPQARAGYRLGNGELIDAVVQDGLWCPFEHQHMGNSAEWIARNFDISRAAQDAFAAQSHARALAAHDAGAFADEIVPIELPAARGKPTTLSVDEPPRRDTDAKALAGLRPAFAPDGTVTAGNAPGITDGAAALVVTSAAVADEQGLTPIARVLGAAQAAVTPLELFTAPVFAVRTLMERTGTTMDSYDLFEINEAFAAQVVQNGRALGIDWDRLNVHGGAIALGHPIGASGARVLVTLIHALKRRGGQRGLASLCLGGGEAVALAIELV comes from the coding sequence ATGCTACAAGCGCACGATATCGTGATTGTTGGCGCCGCACGCACACCGATCGGCAAGTTTCAGGGCGCTTATAAAGACATGCCGGCGACCGAGCTGGGCGCGGCGGCCATCCGCGCAGCCGTGGCGCGCGCCGGCCTCGACGCCGCGCTGGTCGACGAGTGCATTATGGGCAATGTCGTGGGCGCCGGGCTAGGCCAGGCACCTGCGCGCCAGGCCGCGCTGGCCGGCGGCCTGCCCGCCAGCGTCGGCGCCCTGACGATCAATAAGGTCTGTGGCAGCGGCCTGAAGGCCGTGATGCTGGCCAGCGCGCTGATCCGCAGTGGCGAGGCACGTGTGATCGTGGCCGGCGGCATGGAGAATATGACCCGCGCGCCCTACCTGCTGCCGCAGGCGCGCGCTGGCTACCGCCTCGGCAATGGCGAGCTGATCGATGCCGTGGTGCAAGACGGGCTATGGTGCCCGTTCGAGCATCAGCACATGGGCAACTCGGCCGAGTGGATCGCCCGCAACTTTGATATAAGCCGCGCCGCGCAAGACGCGTTCGCGGCCCAATCGCACGCGCGCGCGCTGGCCGCACACGACGCCGGGGCTTTCGCCGATGAGATCGTGCCGATCGAGCTGCCGGCCGCACGCGGCAAGCCCACCACGCTGAGCGTCGACGAGCCGCCGCGCCGCGATACCGACGCCAAGGCGCTGGCCGGGCTGCGGCCGGCCTTCGCGCCCGACGGCACCGTGACGGCCGGGAACGCGCCGGGCATCACCGATGGCGCGGCCGCGCTGGTAGTGACGAGCGCAGCCGTAGCCGATGAGCAGGGCCTCACGCCGATCGCGCGGGTGCTTGGCGCGGCCCAGGCGGCAGTTACGCCGCTCGAGCTGTTCACCGCACCAGTGTTCGCGGTGCGCACGCTGATGGAGCGCACTGGCACGACCATGGACAGCTACGATCTGTTCGAGATCAACGAGGCCTTCGCGGCCCAGGTAGTACAGAACGGGCGCGCGCTCGGCATCGATTGGGATCGGCTGAATGTGCATGGCGGCGCGATTGCGCTGGGCCACCCGATCGGCGCAAGCGGCGCGCGTGTGCTGGTGACACTCATCCACGCACTCAAGCGGCGCGGCGGCCAGCGCGGCCTGGCCAGCCTGTGCCTGGGCGGCGGCGAGGCGGTCGCGCTGGCGATCGAGCTGGTGTAG
- a CDS encoding metal-dependent transcriptional regulator, whose product MLPVGETGDLKERISPAIEDYLKAIYTIGRTQPQVTTSLLAEHLGFKPASVTGMLKTIADMQLVTYTPYHGVELTLTGERIALEVVRHHRLIELYLVEALGFGWDEVHDEAERLEHHISEKLEARIAAHLGEPVFDPHGDPIPSREGTMPAAEGARLADLEVGQRGYVTRVRDQHPDRLRYLADLGVIPGAQLEVVASAPFDGPLSVCVGAQVHPLDRRLAREIYITRTPGPV is encoded by the coding sequence ATGTTGCCCGTCGGCGAGACTGGTGATCTCAAAGAGCGCATCAGCCCGGCGATCGAGGACTATCTCAAGGCGATCTATACGATCGGGCGCACGCAGCCGCAGGTCACCACCTCGCTGCTGGCCGAGCACCTGGGCTTCAAGCCGGCCTCGGTCACCGGTATGCTGAAGACGATCGCCGACATGCAGCTGGTAACCTATACGCCCTACCATGGCGTCGAGCTGACTTTGACCGGCGAGCGCATCGCGCTCGAGGTGGTGCGCCACCACCGCCTGATCGAGCTATACCTGGTCGAGGCGCTTGGCTTTGGCTGGGACGAAGTACACGACGAGGCCGAGCGGCTTGAGCATCATATCAGCGAGAAGCTTGAGGCGCGCATCGCTGCGCACCTGGGCGAGCCGGTGTTCGATCCGCATGGCGACCCGATCCCTTCGCGTGAGGGCACCATGCCGGCGGCCGAGGGTGCGCGCCTGGCCGATCTTGAGGTTGGCCAGCGCGGCTATGTGACGCGTGTGCGCGACCAGCACCCCGATCGGCTGCGCTACCTGGCCGACTTGGGCGTGATTCCGGGCGCGCAGCTCGAGGTAGTTGCCAGTGCGCCATTCGATGGCCCGCTCTCAGTCTGTGTCGGCGCGCAGGTTCACCCACTCGATCGGCGGCTGGCCCGCGAGATCTACATCACCCGCACCCCCGGCCCCGTGTGA
- a CDS encoding DinB family protein, which translates to MEAPTDKATLLAALAHGRAEWEALLARVDPAALTIPGVEGSWSVCDILAHVTPYEAYAAAHASDLRQHGRIAADEVAALDAYYNGRLAIYRQEHPELPDDVEQLASDQLNALFVADYAGRAPAEALTLGRAAYDALYAAVEQLDEAALAVPHTIFNDRSLVVMLPFQSYRHYQKHAEAIERWLAARAAGEHQ; encoded by the coding sequence ATGGAGGCACCAACCGACAAGGCGACACTACTGGCGGCACTGGCGCACGGGCGCGCCGAATGGGAAGCGCTGCTGGCGCGGGTCGACCCGGCCGCGCTGACCATACCCGGCGTCGAGGGCAGCTGGTCGGTGTGCGACATTCTGGCGCATGTGACGCCATACGAGGCATACGCGGCGGCGCATGCCAGCGACCTGCGCCAGCATGGCCGTATCGCGGCCGACGAGGTTGCCGCGCTCGATGCCTACTACAACGGCCGGCTGGCGATCTACCGGCAGGAGCATCCCGAGCTGCCCGACGACGTGGAGCAGCTCGCGAGCGATCAGCTGAATGCGCTGTTTGTGGCCGATTACGCCGGCCGCGCGCCAGCCGAGGCGCTTACGCTCGGCCGCGCCGCCTACGACGCACTGTACGCGGCGGTCGAGCAGCTCGACGAGGCTGCCCTGGCCGTGCCGCACACCATCTTCAACGACCGATCGCTCGTGGTGATGCTGCCGTTCCAGTCGTACCGGCACTACCAGAAACACGCCGAGGCGATTGAGCGCTGGCTGGCGGCGCGCGCTGCCGGCGAGCATCAGTAG